A genomic window from Oceanobacillus timonensis includes:
- the recQ gene encoding DNA helicase RecQ produces the protein MEKHLNILQNYFGYSSFRPGQAEVIDHIDQHKNTLAVMPTGGGKSLCYQVPGIAMNGTAIIISPLISLMKDQVDGLHALGVAATYINSSISTAEQHQRLKDMRQNRYQFVYVAPERFESDAFIYALQQTQLSLIAFDEAHCISQWGHDFRPSYRSVVPILQEVSGNPVIMGLTATATPEVIEDIQTLLHIHPVNTVHTGFERKNLSFFIEKGVNKIDYILSYLKKHQGEVGIIYAATRKQVEHVYDVLNEKGYAVSKYHGGLSEKERQAAQTAFIFDQAELMVATTAFGMGIDKSNVRFIIHYAIPMNMESYYQEAGRAGRDGEPSNCVLLFSPQDIHTQKFLIEKSDLDEAGMQREYHKLNKMVNYCRTQSCLYSYILNYFQMESGSASVSCGRCSNCLKQGDLEDITEEAQMILSCVKRMRERFGTAMTAKVLKGSKDKKLIQFGLSKLSTYGILSKYTEKEITERIHFLLAEEYLSAEEGQFPTLKLNQKSMDILTGKEKVTMFIQDVPRVSETDYSADLFEALRQLRRTMSQELNLPPYVLFSDMTLKEIARYLPEDKDEFLRLKGVGQKKYELYGEAFLKAVADWKEKNPDYKAPTAIHYQKATKPKDADDRPSYQISYELLQKGKTIREIASIRDLKERTIEAHIFQASQKGYTLNWSLFFNNEEEDTILSKHEEIDATGLKELKEALPEDYTYRKIKAVLVKNDKFMVKESS, from the coding sequence ATGGAAAAACATTTAAATATTTTACAAAATTACTTTGGTTATTCCAGTTTCCGCCCCGGACAGGCCGAGGTTATTGATCATATTGACCAACATAAAAATACGCTTGCTGTGATGCCTACAGGTGGCGGTAAATCACTTTGTTATCAAGTACCTGGTATTGCAATGAATGGAACGGCAATTATTATTTCACCGCTTATTTCACTGATGAAGGATCAAGTGGACGGATTACATGCACTGGGTGTGGCCGCAACATACATTAACAGCTCTATTTCCACAGCTGAACAGCATCAGCGGCTGAAGGACATGCGACAAAACCGGTATCAGTTTGTTTATGTGGCACCGGAGCGGTTTGAATCTGATGCTTTTATCTATGCATTACAGCAAACACAGCTATCATTGATTGCTTTTGATGAAGCGCATTGCATTTCCCAATGGGGGCATGATTTCCGGCCAAGCTATCGTTCTGTCGTACCTATTCTTCAAGAAGTTAGCGGCAATCCGGTTATTATGGGGCTTACAGCCACAGCTACACCTGAGGTCATTGAAGATATTCAGACCCTTCTGCATATCCACCCAGTAAATACCGTGCATACCGGCTTTGAAAGAAAAAATCTTTCCTTTTTTATCGAAAAAGGGGTTAACAAAATCGATTATATTCTTTCCTATTTGAAAAAACATCAAGGAGAAGTCGGGATTATTTATGCAGCCACACGAAAACAGGTGGAACATGTCTATGATGTCCTAAACGAGAAAGGTTATGCTGTTTCTAAGTATCATGGCGGTTTATCCGAAAAAGAAAGGCAGGCTGCTCAAACGGCATTTATTTTTGACCAGGCTGAATTGATGGTTGCTACCACTGCATTTGGAATGGGGATTGATAAATCCAATGTCCGTTTCATTATCCACTATGCTATTCCGATGAATATGGAGTCGTATTATCAGGAGGCTGGAAGAGCAGGACGTGATGGAGAGCCCAGTAATTGTGTGCTGCTATTTTCTCCGCAAGATATTCATACCCAAAAATTTCTGATTGAGAAATCCGATTTGGATGAGGCAGGTATGCAGCGTGAATATCATAAATTAAATAAAATGGTGAATTACTGCCGCACGCAGAGCTGTTTATACAGTTATATTTTGAATTACTTCCAAATGGAATCTGGTTCTGCTTCTGTTTCCTGCGGACGCTGCAGCAATTGTTTGAAACAAGGAGACTTGGAGGATATTACGGAAGAAGCACAAATGATTTTATCCTGCGTCAAACGAATGCGGGAACGTTTTGGTACAGCTATGACAGCCAAAGTCTTAAAAGGTTCCAAAGATAAAAAGCTGATTCAATTCGGTTTATCAAAATTATCTACTTACGGTATTTTATCCAAGTATACAGAGAAGGAAATTACAGAGAGAATCCACTTCTTGCTTGCGGAAGAATATTTATCAGCAGAAGAGGGACAATTTCCCACTTTAAAACTAAACCAGAAATCGATGGATATCCTGACCGGGAAAGAAAAAGTAACGATGTTTATCCAGGATGTGCCTCGCGTTAGTGAAACAGATTATAGCGCAGACCTGTTCGAAGCACTGCGTCAATTAAGAAGAACGATGTCTCAGGAACTCAACTTGCCTCCTTATGTTCTGTTTTCAGATATGACCTTAAAAGAAATAGCCCGCTACCTTCCAGAAGATAAAGATGAATTCTTGCGGTTAAAAGGGGTAGGTCAAAAGAAATATGAACTATACGGAGAAGCCTTTCTGAAAGCTGTCGCTGATTGGAAAGAAAAAAATCCCGATTACAAGGCGCCTACTGCGATTCATTATCAAAAAGCAACGAAACCAAAAGATGCGGATGACCGCCCATCTTATCAGATATCCTATGAACTCCTGCAAAAAGGAAAAACCATTCGGGAAATTGCTTCTATACGCGATTTAAAGGAGCGAACAATAGAAGCACATATTTTTCAGGCCTCCCAAAAAGGATATACGCTTAATTGGAGTTTATTCTTTAATAACGAGGAAGAAGATACCATTTTATCCAAGCATGAAGAAATAGATGCCACTGGATTAAAAGAGCTGAAAGAGGCATTACCCGAAGACTATACTTATCGAAAAATTAAAGCAGTACTGGTTAAGAATGATAAATTCATGGTGAAAGAAAGCTCCTAA
- a CDS encoding cation:proton antiporter codes for MVPSLLFEFMLIGLLGIASQWFAWRFRMPAIVVMAVTGLLIGPVFGLINPEQDFGNVYSPLISVAVAIILFEGSLNLSFQELRGIGRPVFRISTVGAFIAWILGSLTAHYVAGLSWAVAFVIGGLFVVTGPTVIMPLLRQAKLKARPAKILKWEGIIVDPIGALLAVFAFEIITFMTAADPDVSQILLFFAGSIFAIFLGWILGRGLGWMFEMGHVPEFLKSPTVVVVVLFCFTIADVVMHETGLLSVTAMGITLANMGISSVSDMRHFKENISVLLTSTIFIMLTASLEVETIMQIFNPHIIGYVLLMMFAVRPLSIFLSTIGTKLSFNEKLLVGWIAPRGIVALTVSGYFAGVLTEAGYEDASILTALTFALVIFTVIAHGFSIGWLSKKLNLSNKGNPGALIVGSNPFTVQLAKSLKEANYPSIIVDASWENLALARQEGLEFYHGSMLSEQTEHHLDTIPYEYLLTLTHDKAYNSLLCTTFIPEYGRTNVFKVSPFTTFEDNGYSTGMVSQVGGRILFNKKFSLEDLIDKAENGFTVRQTMLTNKFTFENYKQSKDPETVYLFLIKPSGQLKFFSEEMRTVPASGDKIVSLTREKETDRNAVEA; via the coding sequence ATGGTTCCCTCTTTACTATTTGAATTCATGTTAATTGGTTTATTAGGAATCGCCTCCCAATGGTTTGCATGGCGATTTCGTATGCCAGCTATCGTTGTGATGGCAGTTACAGGGCTATTGATTGGACCTGTTTTCGGATTAATTAACCCAGAACAGGATTTCGGAAATGTGTACAGTCCGCTTATTTCTGTTGCTGTAGCAATAATATTATTTGAAGGAAGCTTAAATTTAAGTTTTCAGGAATTACGTGGAATCGGAAGACCGGTTTTCCGGATCTCTACGGTAGGTGCATTTATTGCATGGATTTTAGGCTCGCTCACAGCACATTATGTTGCTGGTCTATCCTGGGCGGTTGCCTTTGTTATTGGCGGTTTATTTGTCGTAACCGGACCAACCGTCATTATGCCGCTGTTACGACAGGCTAAGTTAAAAGCGCGCCCGGCAAAAATTTTAAAATGGGAAGGGATTATTGTTGATCCTATCGGCGCATTACTAGCTGTTTTTGCCTTTGAAATTATCACGTTTATGACAGCAGCTGATCCCGATGTATCTCAAATCCTATTATTCTTTGCAGGTTCCATTTTTGCTATCTTTTTAGGATGGATATTAGGACGCGGGCTTGGCTGGATGTTTGAAATGGGGCATGTCCCTGAATTTTTAAAATCACCGACCGTCGTCGTCGTTGTCTTATTCTGTTTTACCATTGCAGATGTGGTGATGCATGAGACAGGACTTTTATCTGTAACAGCGATGGGAATTACTTTAGCAAATATGGGAATTAGTTCTGTTTCCGATATGCGTCATTTTAAGGAAAATATTTCTGTTTTGCTGACTTCGACCATTTTTATCATGTTGACCGCCTCATTGGAAGTAGAGACGATTATGCAGATTTTTAATCCGCACATTATCGGTTATGTTTTATTGATGATGTTTGCTGTTCGTCCATTATCTATTTTCTTATCGACCATTGGCACCAAACTCAGTTTCAATGAAAAGCTATTGGTTGGCTGGATTGCACCGCGTGGAATTGTGGCATTAACTGTTTCTGGATATTTTGCAGGTGTTTTGACAGAAGCAGGTTATGAAGATGCTTCGATTTTAACGGCGCTGACCTTTGCACTTGTTATTTTCACGGTTATTGCACACGGCTTTTCTATCGGTTGGCTATCTAAAAAGTTAAACCTGTCGAATAAAGGAAATCCTGGAGCACTGATTGTGGGAAGCAATCCATTTACCGTGCAATTAGCTAAGTCATTAAAAGAAGCAAATTATCCATCCATTATTGTGGACGCTTCATGGGAAAATCTTGCCTTGGCAAGACAAGAAGGTTTGGAATTTTATCATGGAAGTATGTTATCCGAACAGACGGAGCATCATTTGGATACCATTCCATACGAATATTTATTAACGTTAACGCATGATAAAGCCTATAATTCACTGCTTTGTACAACGTTTATTCCTGAATATGGAAGGACGAATGTATTTAAAGTCAGTCCATTTACAACTTTTGAAGATAATGGATATTCAACAGGTATGGTATCGCAAGTCGGCGGACGAATTCTATTTAATAAAAAATTCTCTCTGGAGGATTTAATTGATAAAGCAGAAAATGGATTTACGGTCAGACAGACAATGCTGACTAATAAATTTACATTTGAAAACTACAAACAGTCTAAAGATCCGGAAACAGTGTATTTATTCTTAATAAAGCCCTCTGGACAATTGAAATTTTTCTCTGAAGAAATGCGTACAGTACCCGCATCCGGAGATAAAATTGTCAGCTTAACCAGAGAAAAAGAAACAGATCGAAATGCTGTTGAAGCATAG
- a CDS encoding IS91 family transposase, with translation MRKGSGVIKEILKDHFAGFWEFHADRFPKTYREHIKETVEKTIRCGTRDLGYARYECLGCEGDPSPKFVCFTCKSRLCHRCGKKYTDDWSDKQQEMIFNVTHRHMVFTLPRELRNIFYNDRKKLNELSKQVAEVFQYHNKKKGKKRGFRSGIITVIHTFGRDLKFNPHIHALVTEGALDNQNEWVNNGYVPYDFLRKSWQKVVLDLLKKWFPATPKIIELINELYQRYPKGFYVNAEKKMNNAKRVAKYIGRYLARPAIAEYRIESYDGETVHYWYEDHKTGKRVDKKVPVYRFLFEILQHIPPKHFRMVGRYGLYSRRAHRKAQQILSLYAFMRTKQISFLLEAKRKKKTYRQRMIESFEQDPLECPCCRKQMELIGIWHADYGWIYHYMEDVEKERRRRYGIDKPKRAG, from the coding sequence ATGAGAAAGGGAAGCGGAGTTATTAAAGAAATCTTAAAAGACCATTTTGCTGGATTTTGGGAGTTCCATGCTGATCGTTTTCCGAAAACTTATCGTGAACATATAAAAGAAACGGTAGAAAAAACAATTCGTTGCGGGACACGTGATTTAGGATATGCTCGCTATGAGTGTTTAGGATGTGAAGGGGATCCTTCTCCTAAATTCGTGTGTTTTACTTGTAAAAGCAGACTATGCCACCGTTGTGGGAAAAAGTATACGGATGACTGGTCAGACAAACAACAGGAAATGATATTTAATGTTACGCATCGCCATATGGTCTTTACACTTCCACGAGAGTTAAGAAACATATTTTACAATGACCGAAAAAAATTAAATGAATTAAGTAAACAGGTAGCCGAAGTATTTCAGTACCATAATAAAAAGAAAGGTAAGAAAAGAGGCTTCCGTTCAGGGATTATTACGGTTATTCATACGTTTGGAAGAGATTTAAAGTTTAATCCTCACATACATGCATTGGTGACAGAAGGTGCGTTAGATAATCAAAATGAATGGGTTAATAATGGATATGTTCCTTATGATTTTTTAAGAAAGTCCTGGCAAAAAGTTGTCTTAGATTTGTTGAAGAAGTGGTTTCCTGCAACACCGAAAATCATAGAACTTATTAATGAGTTATATCAAAGGTATCCGAAAGGCTTTTATGTCAATGCAGAGAAGAAAATGAACAATGCCAAGCGTGTAGCCAAGTATATCGGCAGATATTTAGCTCGACCAGCTATCGCCGAATATCGTATTGAATCTTATGATGGGGAAACAGTTCATTACTGGTATGAGGATCATAAAACAGGAAAACGTGTAGATAAAAAGGTTCCAGTGTACAGGTTCTTATTTGAAATATTACAACACATTCCACCAAAGCATTTTCGAATGGTTGGGAGATATGGGCTGTATAGTAGAAGGGCTCATCGTAAAGCGCAACAAATATTGAGTTTATATGCGTTCATGAGAACGAAGCAGATTTCGTTTCTTTTGGAAGCAAAACGTAAGAAAAAAACATACCGTCAACGTATGATAGAATCATTTGAACAGGACCCTTTGGAATGTCCGTGTTGCCGTAAACAGATGGAGCTCATTGGAATATGGCATGCTGACTATGGGTGGATTTATCATTACATGGAGGATGTAGAGAAAGAAAGAAGGAGGAGATACGGAATTGACAAACCCAAAAGAGCCGGATAA
- a CDS encoding SE1832 family protein has translation MQTKIELEQKLDELKSDYTRIQGDLDKLEFVKGRVSSAEEQLVRLEGEIAEVRKELEQYN, from the coding sequence TTGCAAACAAAGATAGAACTGGAACAAAAATTAGATGAATTAAAGTCAGATTATACACGAATTCAAGGTGATTTAGACAAACTGGAATTCGTCAAAGGACGCGTCTCCTCTGCCGAAGAACAATTAGTCCGTTTAGAAGGGGAAATTGCTGAAGTAAGAAAAGAGCTGGAGCAATATAATTAA
- a CDS encoding AI-2E family transporter: protein MTQKRWFQFFIFFICLFTLIFLISITHFIFTPVLQLIGAVALPIIGAGIIYYLTRPLFNLFVKIKVPKILSIFLVFLVIIGAIALFILFIWPIARDQFERLMESIPGMVNMVEGWINYWQDNIALVPDQVIDAINNFANDIPGHIENVLNNVFGFLGSFIGQLVSIVAGIILIPFFLFFMLKDGKKLVPFLLQFFDKKKADNLHTLLSKIDHVLSSFIQGQLLVSFAVGVLLLIGYLIIGLEYAVVLALFGMMMNVIPFLGPYIAVIPALLVGGFQEPMNLIWVSIIMLVAQQIESNLITPNVMGQTLSLHPLTVITAILAAGSIAGFLGILFAIPVYAVIRTIVVHFYQTYVDSKKNKDDALI, encoded by the coding sequence ATGACGCAAAAACGCTGGTTTCAATTTTTTATTTTTTTCATCTGTTTATTTACATTAATTTTTCTTATATCAATCACTCATTTTATTTTCACACCCGTTCTGCAATTAATTGGTGCCGTGGCGCTCCCAATCATTGGTGCAGGTATTATTTATTACTTAACCAGGCCGCTTTTTAATCTGTTCGTAAAAATAAAAGTGCCGAAGATTTTATCTATCTTCCTTGTGTTTCTGGTTATTATCGGTGCGATTGCCTTATTTATTTTATTTATTTGGCCGATTGCCCGCGACCAGTTTGAACGCCTGATGGAAAGTATTCCCGGAATGGTCAATATGGTTGAAGGCTGGATTAATTATTGGCAAGATAATATTGCGCTCGTTCCTGATCAAGTCATCGATGCCATCAATAATTTTGCGAATGATATTCCCGGACATATTGAGAATGTGCTAAATAACGTATTTGGATTTTTAGGCAGCTTTATTGGTCAATTAGTCAGCATTGTTGCCGGTATTATCCTGATTCCTTTCTTTCTCTTCTTTATGTTAAAAGACGGTAAGAAACTTGTCCCATTTTTACTGCAATTTTTCGATAAGAAAAAAGCAGATAATCTGCATACTTTATTAAGTAAAATTGATCATGTCCTGTCATCCTTCATTCAGGGACAGCTATTAGTCAGTTTTGCTGTCGGTGTTTTATTATTAATCGGTTATTTAATCATCGGTTTAGAATACGCCGTTGTGCTTGCATTATTTGGTATGATGATGAATGTAATTCCATTCTTAGGGCCTTATATTGCTGTTATACCAGCTCTATTGGTTGGCGGCTTTCAAGAACCGATGAACTTAATCTGGGTTTCTATCATTATGCTTGTTGCCCAGCAGATTGAAAGCAACCTGATTACTCCAAATGTCATGGGGCAGACACTCAGTCTGCATCCATTAACAGTCATTACCGCTATTCTGGCAGCAGGAAGTATCGCCGGATTTTTAGGAATTTTATTCGCTATTCCTGTATACGCTGTTATCCGGACCATTGTAGTTCATTTTTATCAGACCTATGTAGATTCCAAAAAGAATAAGGATGATGCTTTAATTTAA
- a CDS encoding TerC family protein translates to MGTELLLEYLWVLLVLVALEGLLAADNALVLAIMVRHLPEKQRKKALFYGLAGAFVFRFASLFVISLLVDFWLVQAFGAIYLLAISGKNLYDRFKKKEPDKPETQKQTKEKSSPEKNQALEQASPKQFWLTVLKVELADIAFAVDSILAAVALAVALPPTGFGHMGSLDTGQFAVVFAGGMIGLIIMRFAANVFVTLLHKRPTLEIAAFLIVGWVGVKLAVMVLANPDLAILPEYFPHATAWKVSFYVILVGIALFGWFASSPKIKRNKEPSN, encoded by the coding sequence ATGGGAACAGAATTATTACTGGAATATTTATGGGTCTTGCTGGTTTTAGTTGCGTTAGAAGGATTATTAGCAGCTGATAATGCGCTTGTGCTGGCAATTATGGTAAGACATCTTCCGGAAAAACAAAGGAAGAAAGCATTATTTTATGGATTAGCAGGGGCATTTGTATTTCGTTTTGCTTCGCTGTTTGTTATTTCGCTGCTGGTTGATTTTTGGTTAGTACAGGCATTTGGAGCCATCTACCTTTTAGCTATATCAGGGAAAAATCTATACGATCGATTTAAAAAGAAAGAACCGGATAAACCGGAGACACAGAAGCAAACCAAAGAAAAATCATCTCCAGAAAAAAATCAAGCGCTCGAACAGGCTTCACCAAAGCAATTTTGGCTGACTGTTTTGAAGGTAGAGCTTGCAGATATCGCCTTTGCTGTAGATTCGATTTTAGCAGCTGTTGCTTTAGCAGTAGCATTACCTCCAACCGGCTTTGGCCACATGGGAAGCTTGGATACCGGCCAATTTGCTGTTGTATTTGCCGGGGGAATGATTGGCTTAATTATCATGCGGTTCGCTGCTAATGTTTTTGTCACTCTCTTGCATAAACGGCCAACCTTGGAAATTGCCGCATTCCTTATAGTTGGCTGGGTCGGAGTAAAACTGGCTGTAATGGTATTAGCCAACCCGGATTTAGCCATTCTTCCAGAATACTTCCCGCATGCTACTGCATGGAAGGTTTCTTTCTATGTCATCCTTGTAGGAATTGCGCTTTTCGGCTGGTTCGCGTCCAGCCCGAAAATCAAAAGAAATAAAGAACCATCCAACTAA
- a CDS encoding OsmC family protein → MTLHHFHLKGEWQGGRNSEGYIDAGNLQTKISIPPEMDGPGIGTNPDEMLLGAAATCYIISLAAMLERSHIPVADIGITSEGMVDVTEGIFTYEKIIHRPHITLKKETTEKQTRLTNKLIEKAEKTCMISRAIEGNVQIEIAPVVRVEE, encoded by the coding sequence ATGACATTACACCACTTTCATTTAAAAGGCGAATGGCAAGGTGGACGTAATAGTGAAGGTTATATAGATGCTGGAAATTTGCAAACGAAAATATCTATCCCGCCAGAAATGGATGGGCCGGGTATTGGTACAAATCCAGACGAAATGCTGCTTGGAGCAGCTGCAACATGTTATATCATTTCATTGGCAGCTATGCTTGAACGGTCCCATATCCCCGTTGCCGATATAGGCATAACCTCCGAGGGGATGGTTGATGTAACGGAGGGAATCTTCACATATGAAAAAATTATCCATCGTCCTCATATAACTTTGAAAAAAGAAACAACTGAAAAGCAAACACGTTTAACCAACAAGCTTATAGAAAAGGCAGAGAAAACGTGCATGATTTCAAGAGCTATAGAAGGAAATGTTCAAATAGAGATTGCCCCTGTTGTTCGAGTAGAAGAATAA
- a CDS encoding acyltransferase family protein, translating into MGRNAFFDNAKVFLIFLVVFGHMIQPFISDSKSTEAIYIWIYTFHMPAFILLAGFFAKGSGNKKYIWNLMKKLIIPYFIFQTLYTIYYFFIGKADWQTGVFYPQWSLWFLFSLFSWHILLVLFKKIPAGWSITLSIFIGIIVGYFGEIGHSFSLSRTFVFFPFFLIGYWLTVDQVMLVKTRKVKTASIAVMATMFVLIYVFPVIDTGWLLASQSYSSLGLESLGGLVRLLVYVIAAIMTTCILAWIPKRNMGWVTKLGTRTLYVYLLHGFIIQFLREFDLLAVNHWFDVVGIAGLAALIVITLSSKPVLTISQPFIEGSLAKIKSLFNHQHKGTSS; encoded by the coding sequence ATGGGACGAAATGCATTCTTTGATAATGCGAAAGTATTTTTGATTTTCCTCGTTGTTTTTGGTCATATGATTCAGCCTTTTATCAGTGATTCAAAGTCGACGGAAGCAATTTATATCTGGATATACACCTTTCATATGCCGGCATTTATTTTATTGGCTGGTTTCTTTGCGAAAGGTTCAGGAAACAAAAAATATATATGGAATCTCATGAAGAAATTAATCATTCCATATTTTATTTTTCAAACATTATATACAATATATTATTTTTTCATAGGTAAAGCAGATTGGCAGACAGGGGTTTTCTATCCGCAATGGTCTCTCTGGTTCCTGTTCAGTTTATTCAGTTGGCATATCCTGCTGGTACTGTTTAAAAAAATTCCGGCAGGCTGGAGTATTACCTTATCGATATTTATAGGAATCATTGTCGGTTATTTTGGAGAAATTGGGCATTCGTTCAGTTTATCGAGAACATTTGTGTTTTTCCCATTCTTTTTAATCGGCTACTGGTTAACCGTCGATCAGGTGATGCTGGTGAAAACCCGGAAGGTAAAGACAGCTTCTATTGCTGTGATGGCCACGATGTTTGTGCTCATTTATGTATTTCCGGTCATAGACACCGGCTGGCTGCTTGCTTCCCAGTCTTACAGCAGCTTAGGCTTGGAAAGCTTGGGAGGCTTGGTCCGATTACTTGTTTATGTCATTGCAGCTATTATGACAACCTGTATATTAGCATGGATTCCGAAAAGAAATATGGGCTGGGTGACCAAACTTGGCACAAGAACATTATATGTTTACCTGCTGCATGGTTTCATTATCCAATTTCTGCGTGAATTTGATTTATTAGCAGTAAATCACTGGTTTGATGTTGTCGGCATTGCCGGCCTGGCAGCGCTGATTGTCATTACATTGTCCAGCAAACCCGTTTTAACTATCTCACAGCCATTTATTGAGGGTAGTTTAGCGAAAATCAAATCTTTATTTAACCATCAGCATAAGGGAACATCTTCTTAA
- a CDS encoding YjiH family protein codes for MQSYSFRHIMKFIIPSLIGLFLFLYPLPTEDGFTIPIAFLAGLFQDILENHLSLIMMIVIIITAAGTIFAKLAGASYFQKFPFLHHLFFTTWFWTITRILAAVFAIMVYFQVGPEFVYNEDTGGMLLDSLLHTLFATFLFAGLFLPFLTNFGLLEFFGGIMQKVMRPLFRLPGRASVDSLASWVGDATIGVLLTNKQYEEGYYTKREAAIISTTFSVVSITFTLVILQEVNLDYMFLPFYFTILFAGGVAAFIMPRIPPLSRMSNTYINGKERSSDEKIPASDNVFTYGFKNAVKRAEKETSLRTFFVDGGKNILDMWFAVTPVVMAFGTIAVIIAEYTPLFQWLGMPFVPILELMQIPFAQEASETLLIGFADMFLPAILITGVEAEITRFIIAALSVTQLIFMSEVGGLILGTKIPVSFRHLVIIFLMRTVITLPIITIIAHLLF; via the coding sequence ATGCAATCTTATTCCTTTCGCCATATTATGAAATTTATTATTCCGTCTCTCATCGGTTTATTTCTTTTCCTATATCCATTACCGACAGAGGACGGCTTTACCATACCAATTGCCTTTTTAGCAGGACTGTTTCAAGATATTTTGGAAAATCATCTATCTCTTATTATGATGATTGTCATTATAATAACCGCCGCGGGCACCATCTTCGCTAAATTAGCTGGCGCATCATATTTCCAGAAATTCCCGTTTCTGCATCATTTATTTTTTACAACATGGTTCTGGACAATTACACGTATTTTAGCCGCTGTTTTTGCCATTATGGTTTATTTCCAGGTTGGACCGGAATTTGTTTATAACGAAGATACTGGCGGAATGCTGCTGGACAGCCTGCTGCACACATTGTTTGCCACATTCCTGTTTGCCGGTCTGTTCCTGCCGTTCTTAACCAATTTTGGACTGTTGGAGTTTTTTGGCGGTATTATGCAAAAAGTAATGCGGCCTTTATTCCGCCTCCCGGGCAGGGCTTCTGTAGATAGTTTAGCTTCCTGGGTTGGCGATGCTACGATTGGTGTATTGCTGACAAATAAACAGTATGAAGAAGGATATTATACAAAACGGGAAGCTGCTATTATCAGTACAACCTTCTCTGTTGTATCGATTACGTTTACGTTAGTTATTTTACAAGAAGTAAATTTAGATTACATGTTTTTACCGTTTTATTTCACTATCCTGTTTGCAGGGGGAGTTGCAGCTTTTATTATGCCGCGGATTCCACCGCTTTCCAGAATGTCAAATACTTATATAAACGGAAAAGAAAGAAGCAGTGATGAAAAAATTCCTGCCTCTGATAATGTGTTTACGTACGGATTTAAAAATGCTGTCAAACGGGCAGAGAAAGAAACGAGTCTCCGTACCTTCTTTGTAGATGGCGGAAAAAATATTTTGGATATGTGGTTTGCTGTCACCCCGGTTGTGATGGCATTCGGGACAATTGCCGTTATCATTGCGGAATACACACCTTTATTCCAATGGCTTGGGATGCCGTTTGTTCCTATTTTAGAGCTGATGCAAATTCCATTTGCTCAAGAAGCATCTGAAACACTGCTGATCGGTTTTGCAGACATGTTCCTCCCTGCTATCTTAATTACAGGTGTGGAAGCAGAGATAACAAGGTTTATTATTGCCGCACTATCGGTAACACAGCTTATTTTCATGTCTGAAGTTGGTGGACTGATTCTGGGTACAAAAATCCCCGTATCCTTCCGTCACCTGGTTATTATCTTTTTAATGCGTACTGTAATTACACTTCCGATTATTACGATTATTGCTCATCTGTTATTTTAA
- a CDS encoding phasin family protein, whose translation MSDYLRKGFLLGLGAAVSGKEKFEQKVKELVEKNELTQEQARTVLDNFMEKGSSKKDEWDEKSREKKRDLARETGIATTEEIDELRARVNVLEEKLGVSSQEDETEASEEKE comes from the coding sequence ATGAGTGATTATTTACGTAAAGGATTTTTACTGGGATTAGGCGCTGCAGTAAGCGGGAAAGAAAAATTTGAACAAAAAGTAAAAGAATTAGTGGAAAAAAACGAGTTAACACAGGAGCAGGCAAGAACTGTTTTAGATAATTTTATGGAAAAAGGCAGCAGCAAAAAAGATGAGTGGGATGAAAAAAGCAGAGAGAAGAAGAGAGATTTGGCAAGAGAAACCGGCATTGCAACAACAGAGGAAATCGATGAATTGCGAGCCAGAGTGAATGTCCTAGAAGAAAAGCTGGGAGTTTCTTCACAAGAAGATGAGACAGAAGCATCTGAAGAAAAAGAATAA
- a CDS encoding CHY zinc finger protein, with product MTEIHGAVIDNQTRCTHYHQLHDIIAIKFKCCGKYYPCYQCHQEFENHNIAVWGKHEFDTLAIVCGVCKTEHTINQYLNTNTCLHCKSLFNEGCQNHYHLYFDYTAANGKQ from the coding sequence ATGACTGAAATTCACGGAGCAGTTATCGATAATCAGACAAGGTGTACACATTACCACCAGCTTCATGATATTATTGCGATTAAATTTAAATGCTGTGGCAAATATTATCCATGCTATCAGTGCCATCAAGAATTTGAAAATCATAACATCGCTGTATGGGGAAAACATGAATTTGATACATTGGCGATAGTGTGCGGCGTTTGTAAAACAGAACATACGATAAACCAATATTTGAACACAAATACATGTTTGCATTGTAAATCCCTGTTTAATGAAGGCTGTCAAAACCACTATCATTTGTATTTTGATTATACCGCTGCTAATGGTAAACAATAA